The Candidatus Curtissbacteria bacterium sequence TTATCGAACCCTTGGATTTTAGCTTTAGAAAGTTGTTAAAATGTTGTACAATCCAAGCCCATAAGGTGTTATCCTAACGGGAATCGAACTAGCCTTAAATTACTGTTTATCTTTGTCCGCGAGCAACCTCACTAATTAAATGAGAAACACGATGTATCTAACGGTGTTTATCTTTTTTGAAGTAAGCTCTCGGCATTTTTATAGGCATATTTTTCCTGTACTGCCGGGTTCAGTTGTCCAATGAACGCCCGCCCAAATTCTTCAAAGTACGCCTGAACCTCTGGGTCGTAATGCCAGCCGTAATGCCCGCGGTCGGTTCCCCAGAGGAACCTATCCGGGTATTTCTCAATCTTGCTCTTCCAGAAAGCTACTTTTGTGCTTAGCATATTCTGCCAGTTTTGTTTCATGCGGGCAATGAAGTCGGCTTTGGTCGTAGCCGGGAACACGGCGTCTTTCACAAGATCGATGTCTACGCTGTAATAGAAATTGGGATATTTATCAAAATAGGTGGCAAAAATAGTGCTTGCCCAGGGAAGATCTTCTGCGGCGTGAAGAAGGAATGTAGTATTCGGAAAATCCTGGAGCACCTTTTCATATGCATACTGCTGGCTCGCGGTAAGATGCATCATCACGATCAGATGATTCTTCTCCGCTATAGCATAGAGCTCGCGCATGGCGGGATCGTCGGGGTTCACTCCGTTATAGTGAGGCAAATAAAGCGAGATTTCCCCATACCCTTTGAACAGACCTTTATTAGCAGCAAGTACCGCATTTATGTTCGAAGGAACCACAGGATAGCCGGGGAAC is a genomic window containing:
- a CDS encoding amidohydrolase, coding for MNQKGFSQLILVIIVIAVLAIGGSIWYFRQSSVGGFPKINNLNPLDKAPSVAAPCNLAPLQRQFSNTPYYTGPLIDDHFHMPQMFKIPNNPDAPVIDQDVPRQDVACLFSDKTRIKNVFAFYGIPINLKDTSVQIAQDLDKQYPGTMSPFIELVSFPGYPVVPSNINAVLAANKGLFKGYGEISLYLPHYNGVNPDDPAMRELYAIAEKNHLIVMMHLTASQQYAYEKVLQDFPNTTFLLHAAEDLPWASTIFATYFDKYPNFYYSVDIDLVKDAVFPATTKADFIARMKQNWQNMLSTKVAFWKSKIEKYPDRFLWGTDRGHYGWHYDPEVQAYFEEFGRAFIGQLNPAVQEKYAYKNAESLLQKR